The genomic DNA ACCGTCTACCGTCTACCGTCTACCGTCTACCGTCTACCCATCTACCAGCAACATGCCCAACCGCCTCGCACCCATCTCACTGATCCTCGCCACAATCCTCTTCGTGGCCACGCTGCCCGTGTCGGCAACGTACTGGGGTGGGCTCGTGAACGCATTTGCGGAAGCGGCAATGATCGGTGGTCTGGCGGACTGGTTTGCCGTCGTGGCATTGTTCCGCCGCCCCTTCGGACTTCCCATACCGCATACGGCCATCCTGCTCAAGTACCGCGCCCGTATCACGCAGGGTATCAGCGACACGGTACAGAATTCGTGGCTGAGCAAGGATGCGTTGCTGACACGGCTCGCCGGTTGGGATCTGGCGGGAATGCTGCTGCGGGCCGCGCAGGATCCGGTGCATCGCGCGGCGCTCATCGCGGCGCTCCGGTCCACGCTCCGAGAAGCAGTGCGCTCGATGCAGCCCGAAACAGCGGCGCATGCGGCTATGGACCTGGCGAAAGGAGCGGCGGACCGCGACCGCCTCGTGTCGCTGGTGACGGGCGCGGGAACGCAGGCCATCGAGGCGGGGTGGCATATGGAGGCGTTGTCCTTCGCAGCCGGAGGTGCGGCCGACTGGCTTGGAGAAGAACGAGTGTCGGCGATGCTCGCCGCGAATCTGCGCGCGACGATGGAAGATTATTCGGCGTCGCCCCTGCGCCGCCTCGGCAAATGGATGGCGGAAAAATCGAATGTGCTGAACTACGACGACCTCGCCCGCTCCATCCTTGCAAGTGTGCGCGACGATCTTGCGGCAATCCCGCGCGAGGAGTCGCACCCGGCCCGGGTTTCCTTCGATGAGTGGGTCCGGCGTTTTGTCGGCGACCTTCCGCAGAATAACGAGGCGGCGGACTTCATAGAAAAATCCGCCACCACGGCGATACATTCCGCTGCGGCAGGACAGGGACTCACGGCGGTGTTTGAACGCCTGCGCGGCTGGCTGCTCGACGATCTTGCACGCGACGACTCGCGTATATTGCAGCATGCGGTCGCGTGGGCTGATGCGGGACTGTCGCGGCTTGCCTCCGACGAGGCGGCATTGCGGGCTCTCGATACGTGGCTCAAGGAACGGCTCGCCCGCGCCGTCGAGGAAAACCATCATGAAATCGGCGCCATCGTCCGCCACAATCTCGACACGCTCAACGACGAACAACTCATCACACAGATCGAATCTCGCGTCGGACCCGACCTGCAGTACATCCGCCTCAACGGTGCCATCGTCGGCGGCCTCGTCGGCGCCGCGCTCTACCTTGTGAAGGACGTGCTTGTGGGCTGAACTTTGCTACATCCGTGCGTATGTACGTTACACGTAACACGTTTCACGTAACAAGTGGAAAGTGGCAGGTGCGAAGTCACACGTGACACGTCGCGGCTCCCCCTCCCTGTACCCACTCCCCCGTCCCAAGTCCCCCGTCCCCCGTCCCCACTCCCCACTCGTCCCGCCTCGTCCCGACTCCACAATGCTCATCCACCAAACAACCTCCCTCGACGTACCCGACCTCGAACCCTATCGCACGCTGCGCGAAAAGACACACCATTGGCGCGACGGATTTTTTGTGGCGGAAGGTGAGAAGGTCGTTCGTCGTCTGTTCGCCAGCGGGCGTGAGGTGGTGTCGATACTGCTCTCACCCGCATGGTTCGACGAGCTGCGCGCGACGTTGGAGGAGCCGCGCTTCGAGGCGCTGGACGTCTATGTCGCGGAGGATGCGCTGCTCGAATCCATCACCGGCCTCGCGCTGCACAAACGGCTGATGGCTATCGGCCGTATCCCGCCCAGCCCGGACTTGGACGCACTGAGCGCGCCTCTGACAGGGAGCAACCTGCATGTCGCGATCGAGGGTCTTGCCGATGCCGAGAACATGGGCATCATCGCGCGCAACTGCGCGGCCTTCGGCGTCGAATCGCTGCTCACCGGCGAGGACTCCACCAATCCCTGGTTGCGACGCAGCGTACGCGTGTCGATGGGCACCATCTTCTCGCTTCGCACACACCGCTCACCCTCGCTGCTCGAAACCCTCTCGGAGTTGCGCGACCGACATGGCTGGACCCTGATCGGCACCACGCCGCGCGGTGGCGACACCTCGCTCGCGCGGCTCACGTCCGCGAGTACCGGACCAGTCTGTCTTGTATTTGGAAGTGAAGGCCGCGGGCTTTCGACAGAAGCGCTCGCCGCGTGTGACGGCCTCTACACCATCCCCATGTACGGCGCCGTCGATTCGCTCAATGTGGCCAACGCGCTTGCGGTGGCCCTGTTTGCGGCGCAGAAGGACGGCCTCGGGCCGCGGTAATCCGGGGCCTTTAACGGGACCAGCCACCGCGGCGTCGAGCCGCCATTGCGGGTGAGTACGACCGGGGTGGCCCCTCGCGTTTACTGCAGATGGATTTTCGCGGCCTGCAGCACGTGTTTGGTGTCGGGATTCTGCACGAAGACAACCACGCTGCAGTTGGCGCGCACCCAGCGCGGTTCCATGTCGATGGTGCGGATGAATTCCGAGGTCTGGCCCGGCGTGAGTGTGATCGCCTCGCCCTCGGCGTCGGGCAGCATGGTGCGCATGACGTCGTAGTGCACGTCTTCGGCGTTGCCGTCGTTGTAGTGGATGTCGGACTCGGTCACCACGGTGTGCAGGCGCAAATTCTGGCCGCTGAGCGACGCCAGCGGACGCACGCGCACGGTCACCTGTATCCGTCCGCCGACATCCTGCTTCTCGAGGTCGATACGCGCCTCGGGTTTCACGTTGATGTCGGCATTGGTCATGGAGATCCAGTTCTGCGCGCTCGCGCCCGCGGCCACGCCGCTGACCCATGTGTTGGGCGCGCTGGCGTTGGCAATCGGAATCGGCAGGAACAGATACGTGATGCGCGGACGCGCCCAGGTCTGCGACACCTTCCACAGACTGTCGCTCGAACGCGGGAACCATGCGTGGTACTTGATCACGGCCATACGCGCGCGATGGTAGTCGTCGTCCGTTGCCTGCTTGAAGGCCTCGTTCGCGGGGGCGCAGGGCACGCAGTTCGCGCTGGTCACGATCTCGACCAGTGTCATGCGCGGCACTTCCTCCGACTTCTTCAGGCCCTTTACAATCTGCACGCGTTTTTCCGTCATCGATCCCGCGTTGTCGTAGGCCTTGAGCACGATGGTGTGCGGACCGTCGGCGAGCGCTGCGATCGAGAGGGTGGCCTTCCAGGGCTCGGCCGTGACGGTGGCCGACGGCGCCTCGTCGTCGACGGAGAGGTCCACCCTGGTCACGCCGATATCGTCCACCGCCTGGAATATCACCGTCACAAGGTCGATGCCCACCGTGTCGCCGGGCGAGGGCGAGAGTACGGTGATGACCGGCGCCTCGATGTCGGGCGCAACGGAATCGTCGCGCTGCGCGCAGCCGTGAAGCAGGAAGGCGACCAGCGCCGCAAACAGGAAGGACGGAATCAGAGAGCGTCTCATGGGAACCTCGGACGGTGCGGTGTGATCACCGCGGGGTGGGAATGTGATGTCTGCGTCTCAACCGCCGACGCGGCGGCGTTTGTTCAGAAATTCGTAGAGCGCCACGTCGAAGGGCATGGCCGTGTCGAGCAGCACGTAGTCGATACGCTGTTCGCGGCATTCCTTCTTGTAGCGGTTGATGAAGTCGCGCATGGCCTCCTGATACGAGCGCTGTATCTGGAAGGGCTGCGTCATGAGTTCCTCGCCGCTTTCCATGTCCTTGAAAATGGCGTCGCGCCCGAACTGGAAATTGCGTTCGCGCGGATCGAGGATGTGGAACACGATCACTTCGTGCTGGCCGTGCCGGAAGTGTTTGAGCGCGCTCATCACCTCGGCGGGATCGTCGAAGAGGTCGCTGAACACGAGCACGAGTCCGCGTCGCTGCAGGCGGTCGGCCACGGCATTGAGCACGCGTCCCGTGCCGGTGCTGCTGCCCGCGCGCAGGCGCTCGAGTTCGGCGAGGATGTTCTGCAGATAGACCTTGGTGGAATGCGGCGGGAGGAAGGAGCGGATGTCCTCGTCGTAGGTGACGAGGCCCACGGCGTCCTGCTGACGCACGAGCAGATAGGCGATGGCTGCCGCGAGATACGAGGCGTACTGCAGTTTGGTGACCTGCCCCTCGGCCTTGAAGTTCATCGACATGCTCGCGTCGACAAGGATGTAGGCCTTGAGGTTGGTCTCCTCCTCGAACTGCTTGATGTAGTAGCGGTCCGTGCGGCCGAGCACCTTCCAGTCGATGCGGCGGATCTCGTCGCCGGGCATGTACTGCCGGTGTTCGGCGAACTCCACGCTGAAGCCGTGATAGGGGCTTCTGTGCAGTCCTGTCATGAATCCCTCCACCACAAGCCGCGCGCGCAGCTCCATGGATGCGAGCCGCGAGACGATGTCGGGGCGGAGGTAGGACTGCTGGTCGGGCACGGTTTATTTGCCTTTCGCGACGGGCTGCTGCAACGTGTCCTGCTGCAGTGACTGCAGCACTTCCTCGGCGCTCTTTCCGAGATTGGCGAGTTCCACCTTCACCGAGGCGGTGATGTTTGCATCGAGCGCGGAATACGAGGCCAGGTATTTCTCGTACAACTCCTTCGCGCGCGGCACGTCGTTGAGTACGTTCGCGGCGATGAAGCCCCCGAGGAACAGGCCCTTGCCCGCATAGGGTGTGCCCGTGTACTGTGCGTCGATGCCCGCGAGGACTTTCACCGCCTGCGCGTAGTCCTTTTTGTCGTTCTGCAGAATCGAGCCGTGCAGATACAGGGCTTCGGGCGCGCGCGGACTCTCCGGATAGTCGGCCACGAGCTGCTGATAGTAGATGATGGCCGTGTCGACCTTTTTGGCGTCGTACGCCTGCTGCGCGGCCGCCATAATTTCGGAGTCGGACATCTTTTTTCCGCAGGCGGCGAGCAGCACCGCGAGCGAGAGACTGGCAAGGAGGATTTTCATGCGGGTATTTTCACGTAAGTGTGTGCGGGGAGACGTCGGTCTCTGTGTATCCCTTGAAAATACGAACAAATGCCTGCGCGACGAAAACCAATCGCGAGTACCATTGCGTGAAGGGGTAAAGGGGTAAAGGGGTGAAGGGGTGAAGGGGTAAAGGGGTTAAGGCGTAAAGGGGTAAAGACGCCGTGTCACCCTGAGCGGAGTCGAAGGGTGGCACGGCGTAACAATTTTCTACCTTGCCACTTTGCTATCCTATGGAAGTGGAAAGTGGAAAGTAGCAAAGTACAGTCAGCCGCCATTCCACTTTCTACCTTGCTACTTTGCTACATGTCACATTTCACATGTTACGTGTTACGTGTAACGTGAAACGTATCCTCGCCCACGCTGCGGGTCTCACGAGAAGAACACGATCTTCACGAGCAGTGCGGCGAGCACGATGCCGAACACGGGTTTGATGATGCGCGCGCCGCCGCGGATGGCGAGTCCGGCGCCGATCCACGCGCCGGCGATGTTGGCGGATCCCATGACGAGCGCCACCGGCCACACGATGTGGCCGCCGAGCAGGAAGGCGACAATGGCGGCGTAATTACTCGCGAGGTTGGCCACCTTGGCGTTGCCC from Ignavibacteriota bacterium includes the following:
- a CDS encoding DUF445 domain-containing protein, which codes for MPNRLAPISLILATILFVATLPVSATYWGGLVNAFAEAAMIGGLADWFAVVALFRRPFGLPIPHTAILLKYRARITQGISDTVQNSWLSKDALLTRLAGWDLAGMLLRAAQDPVHRAALIAALRSTLREAVRSMQPETAAHAAMDLAKGAADRDRLVSLVTGAGTQAIEAGWHMEALSFAAGGAADWLGEERVSAMLAANLRATMEDYSASPLRRLGKWMAEKSNVLNYDDLARSILASVRDDLAAIPREESHPARVSFDEWVRRFVGDLPQNNEAADFIEKSATTAIHSAAAGQGLTAVFERLRGWLLDDLARDDSRILQHAVAWADAGLSRLASDEAALRALDTWLKERLARAVEENHHEIGAIVRHNLDTLNDEQLITQIESRVGPDLQYIRLNGAIVGGLVGAALYLVKDVLVG
- a CDS encoding RNA methyltransferase; its protein translation is MLIHQTTSLDVPDLEPYRTLREKTHHWRDGFFVAEGEKVVRRLFASGREVVSILLSPAWFDELRATLEEPRFEALDVYVAEDALLESITGLALHKRLMAIGRIPPSPDLDALSAPLTGSNLHVAIEGLADAENMGIIARNCAAFGVESLLTGEDSTNPWLRRSVRVSMGTIFSLRTHRSPSLLETLSELRDRHGWTLIGTTPRGGDTSLARLTSASTGPVCLVFGSEGRGLSTEALAACDGLYTIPMYGAVDSLNVANALAVALFAAQKDGLGPR
- a CDS encoding Omp28-related outer membrane protein yields the protein MRRSLIPSFLFAALVAFLLHGCAQRDDSVAPDIEAPVITVLSPSPGDTVGIDLVTVIFQAVDDIGVTRVDLSVDDEAPSATVTAEPWKATLSIAALADGPHTIVLKAYDNAGSMTEKRVQIVKGLKKSEEVPRMTLVEIVTSANCVPCAPANEAFKQATDDDYHRARMAVIKYHAWFPRSSDSLWKVSQTWARPRITYLFLPIPIANASAPNTWVSGVAAGASAQNWISMTNADINVKPEARIDLEKQDVGGRIQVTVRVRPLASLSGQNLRLHTVVTESDIHYNDGNAEDVHYDVMRTMLPDAEGEAITLTPGQTSEFIRTIDMEPRWVRANCSVVVFVQNPDTKHVLQAAKIHLQ
- a CDS encoding DUF58 domain-containing protein, coding for MELRARLVVEGFMTGLHRSPYHGFSVEFAEHRQYMPGDEIRRIDWKVLGRTDRYYIKQFEEETNLKAYILVDASMSMNFKAEGQVTKLQYASYLAAAIAYLLVRQQDAVGLVTYDEDIRSFLPPHSTKVYLQNILAELERLRAGSSTGTGRVLNAVADRLQRRGLVLVFSDLFDDPAEVMSALKHFRHGQHEVIVFHILDPRERNFQFGRDAIFKDMESGEELMTQPFQIQRSYQEAMRDFINRYKKECREQRIDYVLLDTAMPFDVALYEFLNKRRRVGG
- a CDS encoding tetratricopeptide repeat protein, with translation MKILLASLSLAVLLAACGKKMSDSEIMAAAQQAYDAKKVDTAIIYYQQLVADYPESPRAPEALYLHGSILQNDKKDYAQAVKVLAGIDAQYTGTPYAGKGLFLGGFIAANVLNDVPRAKELYEKYLASYSALDANITASVKVELANLGKSAEEVLQSLQQDTLQQPVAKGK